In Kitasatospora sp. NA04385, a single genomic region encodes these proteins:
- the gnd gene encoding phosphogluconate dehydrogenase (NAD(+)-dependent, decarboxylating), with protein sequence MELGLIGLGKMGGNMRERIRRAGHTVIGYDRNPDLADVDSIEQLVAKLEAPRVVWVMVPAGGPTQETVERLAELLSPGDVVVDGGNSRWTDDVKHAEQLAEQGIGFVDCGVSGGVWGLENGYALMYGGEAEHVAKVQPVFDALKPEGDFGSVHAGKVGAGHFAKMVHNGIEYAMMQAFAEGWELLEAAPEVTDVREVFRSWQEGTVIRSWLLDLAVRALDDDEHLAKLKGWAADSGEGRWTVEAAIDHAVPLPAITASLFARFASRQDDSPQMKMIAALRNQFGGHAVESK encoded by the coding sequence ATGGAGCTCGGCCTCATCGGTCTCGGCAAGATGGGCGGCAACATGCGCGAGCGCATCCGCCGCGCCGGCCACACCGTCATCGGCTACGACCGCAACCCGGACCTCGCCGACGTCGACAGCATCGAGCAGCTGGTCGCCAAGCTGGAGGCCCCCCGCGTGGTGTGGGTGATGGTCCCGGCCGGCGGCCCGACCCAGGAGACCGTCGAGCGCCTGGCCGAGCTGCTCTCCCCCGGCGACGTGGTGGTCGACGGCGGCAACTCGCGCTGGACCGACGACGTCAAGCACGCCGAGCAGCTGGCCGAGCAGGGCATCGGCTTCGTCGACTGCGGCGTCTCCGGCGGCGTCTGGGGCCTGGAGAACGGCTACGCGCTGATGTACGGCGGCGAGGCCGAGCACGTCGCGAAGGTGCAGCCGGTCTTCGACGCGCTCAAGCCCGAGGGCGACTTCGGCTCGGTGCACGCCGGCAAGGTCGGCGCCGGCCACTTCGCCAAGATGGTCCACAACGGCATCGAGTACGCGATGATGCAGGCCTTCGCCGAGGGCTGGGAGCTGCTGGAGGCCGCTCCCGAGGTCACCGACGTGCGCGAGGTGTTCCGCAGCTGGCAGGAGGGCACCGTCATCCGCTCCTGGCTGCTCGACCTCGCGGTCCGGGCGCTGGACGACGACGAGCACCTGGCCAAGCTCAAGGGCTGGGCCGCCGACTCCGGCGAGGGCCGCTGGACGGTCGAGGCCGCCATCGACCACGCGGTGCCGCTGCCGGCGATCACCGCCTCGCTGTTCGCCCGCTTCGCCTCCCGCCAGGACGACTCCCCGCAGATGAAGATGATCGCCGCGCTGCGCAACCAGTTCGGCGGCCACGCGGTCGAGTCCAAGTAA
- the recF gene encoding DNA replication/repair protein RecF translates to MHVAHLSLADFRSYARVEVPLDPGVTAFVGPNGQGKTNLVEAVGYIATLGSHRVATDAPLVRLGAERAVVRADVVSQGGRSTLVELEITPGRANRARLNRSDNVRPRDVLGVLRTVLFAPEDLALVKGDPGERRRFLDELLTARAPRLAGVRSDYERVLKQRNALLRTAATARRAGGGKSADLATLEVWDGHLARAGAELTAFRIQLVAALQPLVAEAYRQLAPGAGDTVLEYRSSFEGELPTSREQAEQQLLEALRAMRKQEVDRGLTLVGPHRDELLLRLGPLPAKGYASHGESWSYALALRLASYELLRAEGGEPVLVLDDVFAELDARRRDRLAELVAGGEQVLVTAAVAEDVPKALDGARYGVSGGTVDRLTP, encoded by the coding sequence ATGCACGTCGCGCACCTGTCGCTCGCCGACTTCCGTTCCTACGCCCGGGTCGAGGTCCCGCTCGACCCGGGCGTCACCGCCTTCGTGGGCCCCAACGGCCAGGGCAAGACCAACCTGGTCGAGGCGGTCGGCTACATCGCCACCCTGGGCAGCCACCGGGTGGCCACCGACGCCCCGCTGGTGCGGCTCGGCGCCGAGCGGGCGGTGGTCCGGGCCGACGTGGTCTCCCAGGGCGGCCGCTCCACCCTGGTCGAACTGGAGATCACCCCCGGCCGGGCCAACCGGGCCCGGCTGAACCGCTCCGACAACGTCCGCCCGCGCGACGTGCTGGGCGTGCTGCGCACCGTGCTGTTCGCCCCCGAGGACCTCGCCCTGGTCAAGGGCGACCCGGGCGAGCGGCGGCGCTTCCTGGACGAGCTGCTGACCGCCCGGGCCCCCCGGCTGGCCGGGGTGCGCTCCGACTACGAGCGGGTGCTCAAGCAGCGCAACGCCCTGCTGCGGACCGCCGCGACGGCCCGCCGGGCGGGCGGCGGCAAGTCCGCCGACCTGGCCACCCTGGAGGTCTGGGACGGCCACCTGGCCCGGGCCGGCGCCGAGCTGACCGCCTTCCGGATCCAGCTGGTGGCCGCCCTGCAGCCGCTGGTCGCCGAGGCGTACCGGCAGCTCGCCCCGGGCGCCGGGGACACCGTGCTGGAGTACCGCTCCTCCTTCGAGGGCGAGCTGCCCACCAGCCGCGAGCAGGCCGAGCAGCAGCTGCTGGAGGCCCTGCGGGCGATGCGCAAGCAGGAGGTCGACCGCGGCCTGACCCTGGTCGGCCCGCACCGCGACGAGCTGCTGCTGCGGCTGGGCCCGCTGCCCGCCAAGGGCTACGCCAGCCACGGCGAGTCCTGGTCCTACGCGCTGGCGCTGCGGCTGGCCTCGTACGAGCTGCTGCGGGCCGAGGGCGGCGAGCCGGTGCTGGTGCTGGACGACGTGTTCGCCGAGCTGGACGCCCGCCGCCGGGACCGGCTGGCCGAGCTGGTGGCCGGCGGCGAGCAGGTGCTGGTCACCGCCGCCGTCGCGGAGGACGTGCCGAAGGCGCTGGACGGCGCCCGCTACGGCGTCTCGGGCGGCACGGTGGACCGGCTGACCCCGTGA
- the gyrA gene encoding DNA gyrase subunit A, with amino-acid sequence MPAQSGNRVELIELETEMQRSYLDYAMSVIVSRALPEVRDGLKPVHRRVLYAMYDGGYRPEKGYYKCARVVGDVMGNYHPHGDTSIYDTLVRLAQPWSMRMPLVDGNGNFGSPGNDPAAAMRYTECKMMPLAMEMMRDIDEETVDFAANYDGRQQEPTVLPSRIPNLLINGATGIAVGMATNIPPHNLREVASGALWALEHPEASNEELLEALIERIKAPDFPTGALIVGRRGIEDAYRTGRGSITMRAVVEVEEIQGRQCLVITELPFQVNPDNLALKIADLVKDGRIAGIADVRDESSSRTGQRLVIVLKRDAVAKVVLNNLYKHTDLQTNFGANMLALVDGVPRTLSLDAFIRHWVAHQIEVIVRRTTFRLRKAEERAHILRALLKALDQIDAVIALIRASESADAARTGLMQLLAIDELQANAILEMQLRRLAALESARILSEHDELQAKINEYNAILASPSRQREIVSEELTAIVDKYGDERRSTLIPSDGDLSIEDLIAEEDIVVTITRGGYVKRTRSDLYRSQKRGGKGVRGAQLKQDDIVDHFFVTTTHNWILFFTNKGRVYRAKGYELPDAGRDARGQHVANLLAFQPEEHITQVMAVRTYEDKPYLVLATRGGLVKKSLLKDYDSPRSGGLIAINLRQDEEGRDDELIGAELVSAEDDLLLISRKAQSIRFKATDEALRPMSRATSGVKGMSFREDDELLSMNVVRPGTYVFTATDGGYAKRTSVDEYRVQGRGGFGIKAAKIVEGRGSLVGALVVEESDEIMAITLSGGVIRTRVSEVRETGRDTMGVQLINLGKRDAVVGMARNAEADEEEGAEDAVDETGAATATEQDADGTPDQG; translated from the coding sequence ATCCCCGCCCAGAGCGGCAACCGGGTCGAGCTCATCGAGCTCGAGACCGAGATGCAGCGCTCCTACCTCGACTACGCGATGAGCGTCATCGTCTCGCGCGCCCTGCCCGAGGTCCGCGACGGCCTCAAGCCGGTGCACCGGCGCGTGCTCTACGCGATGTACGACGGCGGCTACCGGCCCGAGAAGGGCTACTACAAGTGCGCCCGCGTGGTCGGCGACGTGATGGGCAACTACCACCCGCACGGCGACACCTCGATCTACGACACCCTGGTCCGCCTCGCCCAGCCCTGGTCGATGCGGATGCCGCTGGTCGACGGCAACGGCAACTTCGGCTCCCCGGGCAACGACCCGGCCGCGGCGATGCGCTACACCGAGTGCAAGATGATGCCGCTGGCGATGGAGATGATGCGCGACATCGACGAGGAGACCGTCGACTTCGCCGCCAACTACGACGGCCGGCAGCAGGAGCCGACCGTCCTGCCCTCGCGCATCCCCAACCTGCTGATCAACGGCGCCACCGGCATCGCGGTCGGCATGGCCACCAACATCCCGCCGCACAACCTGCGCGAGGTCGCCTCCGGCGCGCTCTGGGCGCTGGAGCACCCCGAGGCCTCCAACGAGGAGCTGCTGGAGGCCCTGATCGAGCGGATCAAGGCCCCCGACTTCCCCACCGGCGCGCTGATCGTCGGCCGCCGCGGCATCGAGGACGCCTACCGCACCGGCCGCGGCTCGATCACCATGCGCGCGGTGGTCGAGGTCGAGGAGATCCAGGGCCGCCAGTGCCTGGTGATCACCGAGCTGCCGTTCCAGGTCAACCCGGACAACCTCGCGCTGAAGATCGCCGACCTGGTCAAGGACGGCCGGATCGCCGGCATCGCCGACGTCCGCGACGAGTCCTCCTCGCGCACCGGCCAGCGCCTGGTCATCGTGCTCAAGCGGGACGCGGTCGCCAAGGTCGTGCTCAACAACCTGTACAAGCACACCGACCTGCAGACCAACTTCGGCGCCAACATGCTCGCCCTGGTCGACGGCGTGCCGCGGACCCTCTCGCTGGACGCCTTCATCCGGCACTGGGTCGCCCACCAGATCGAGGTCATCGTCCGCCGGACCACCTTCCGGCTGCGCAAGGCCGAGGAGCGCGCGCACATCCTGCGCGCGCTGCTCAAGGCGCTCGACCAGATCGACGCCGTGATCGCCCTGATCCGCGCCTCGGAGAGCGCCGACGCCGCCCGCACCGGCCTGATGCAGCTGCTCGCCATCGACGAGCTGCAGGCCAACGCCATCCTCGAGATGCAGCTGCGCCGGCTGGCCGCGCTGGAGAGCGCCCGCATCCTCAGCGAGCACGACGAGCTCCAGGCCAAGATCAACGAGTACAACGCGATCCTCGCCTCGCCCTCCCGGCAGCGCGAGATCGTCTCCGAGGAGCTCACCGCGATCGTCGACAAGTACGGCGACGAGCGGCGCTCCACCCTGATCCCCTCCGACGGCGACCTCTCCATCGAGGACCTCATCGCCGAGGAGGACATCGTGGTCACCATCACCCGCGGCGGCTACGTCAAGCGCACCCGCTCCGACCTCTACCGCTCGCAGAAGCGCGGCGGCAAGGGCGTGCGCGGCGCGCAGCTGAAGCAGGACGACATCGTCGACCACTTCTTCGTGACCACCACCCACAACTGGATCCTGTTCTTCACCAACAAGGGCCGGGTCTACCGCGCCAAGGGCTACGAGCTCCCGGACGCCGGCCGCGACGCCCGCGGCCAGCACGTCGCCAACCTGCTGGCCTTCCAGCCGGAGGAGCACATCACCCAGGTGATGGCCGTGCGCACCTACGAGGACAAGCCGTACCTCGTCCTCGCCACCCGCGGCGGCCTGGTCAAGAAGTCCCTGCTCAAGGACTACGACTCGCCGCGCTCCGGCGGCCTGATCGCGATCAACCTCCGGCAGGACGAGGAGGGCCGGGACGACGAGCTGATCGGCGCCGAGCTGGTCTCCGCCGAGGACGACCTGCTGCTGATCTCCCGCAAGGCCCAGTCGATCCGCTTCAAGGCCACCGACGAGGCGCTGCGCCCGATGAGCCGGGCCACCTCCGGAGTGAAGGGCATGTCCTTCCGCGAGGACGACGAGCTGCTCTCGATGAACGTGGTGCGGCCCGGGACCTACGTCTTCACCGCCACCGACGGCGGGTACGCCAAGCGGACCTCGGTTGACGAGTACCGTGTCCAGGGACGCGGTGGTTTCGGTATCAAGGCGGCGAAGATCGTCGAGGGCCGGGGCTCGCTGGTCGGTGCCCTGGTGGTCGAGGAGAGCGACGAGATCATGGCCATCACGCTGTCCGGCGGCGTGATCCGGACCAGGGTTTCCGAAGTGCGTGAAACCGGACGTGACACCATGGGCGTCCAACTGATCAACCTCGGAAAGCGCGACGCGGTGGTGGGCATGGCCCGCAACGCGGAGGCCGACGAGGAGGAGGGCGCGGAGGACGCCGTCGACGAGACGGGCGCCGCGACCGCCACCGAGCAGGACGCGGACGGCACGCCCGACCAGGGCTGA
- the gyrB gene encoding DNA topoisomerase (ATP-hydrolyzing) subunit B → MADSGNPSQTPDPSDQKAYDASAIQVLEGLDAVRKRPGMYIGSTGERGLHHLVYEIVDNSVDEALAGHADTIGVTILADGGVRVVDNGRGIPVGIMPGQDRPAVEVVLTVLHAGGKFGGGGYAVSGGLHGVGISVVNALSTRLAVDISTDGARWTQEYKSGAPTAPLARHEETAETGTTVTFWADPDIFETTVYSFETLSRRFQEMAFLNKGLTIALTDERPEHLDEEGKPLSVTYRYDGGIADFVAHLNSRKGEPVHPSVIDFEAEDKDKTISAEIAMQWNSSYTEGVYSFANTIHTHGGGTHEEGFRAALTGLMNRYARDKKLLREKDDNLSGEDIREGLTAIISVKLGEPQFEGQTKDKLGNTEAKTFVQKVVNEHLADWLDRNPNEAADIIRKSIQAASARVAARKARDLTRRKGLLESASLPGKLSDCQSKDPAECEIFIVEGDSAGGSAKQGRDPRTQAILPIRGKILNVEKARIDKVLQNTEVQALISAFGCGIQEDYDADKLRYHKIVLMADADVDGQHIRTLLLTLLFRFMRPLVEAGYVYLAMPPLYKIKWGRDEFEYAYSDRERDALIAAGVEAGRRLPKDDAIQRFKGLGEMNAEELRVTTMDTAHRLLLQVTLEDAARADDLFSVLMGEDVEARRSFIQRNAKDVRFLDV, encoded by the coding sequence GTGGCCGATTCCGGCAACCCCAGCCAGACCCCAGACCCGTCCGACCAGAAGGCCTACGACGCCAGCGCGATCCAGGTGCTGGAGGGCCTCGACGCCGTCCGCAAGCGCCCGGGCATGTACATCGGCTCGACCGGTGAGCGCGGACTGCACCACCTCGTCTACGAGATCGTCGACAACTCGGTCGACGAGGCGCTGGCGGGCCACGCCGACACCATCGGCGTCACGATCCTGGCCGACGGCGGCGTGCGGGTGGTCGACAACGGCCGAGGCATCCCGGTCGGCATCATGCCGGGCCAGGACCGGCCGGCCGTCGAGGTCGTGCTGACCGTGCTGCACGCGGGCGGCAAGTTCGGCGGCGGCGGCTACGCGGTCTCCGGCGGTCTGCACGGCGTCGGCATCTCGGTGGTGAACGCGCTCTCCACCCGCCTCGCGGTGGACATCAGCACCGACGGCGCCCGCTGGACGCAGGAGTACAAGTCCGGCGCGCCGACCGCCCCGCTGGCCCGGCACGAGGAGACCGCGGAGACCGGCACCACGGTCACCTTCTGGGCCGACCCGGACATCTTCGAGACCACCGTCTACTCGTTCGAGACGCTCTCCCGGCGCTTCCAGGAGATGGCCTTCCTCAACAAGGGCCTGACCATCGCGCTGACCGACGAGCGCCCCGAGCACCTGGACGAGGAGGGCAAGCCGCTCTCCGTCACCTACCGGTACGACGGCGGCATCGCGGACTTCGTGGCGCACCTCAACTCCCGCAAGGGCGAGCCGGTCCACCCCTCGGTGATCGACTTCGAGGCCGAGGACAAGGACAAGACGATCTCCGCCGAGATCGCCATGCAGTGGAACTCGTCCTACACCGAGGGCGTGTACTCGTTCGCCAACACCATCCACACCCACGGCGGCGGCACCCACGAGGAGGGCTTCCGGGCCGCGCTGACGGGGCTGATGAACCGTTACGCGCGCGACAAGAAGCTGCTCCGCGAGAAGGACGACAACCTCTCCGGCGAGGACATCCGCGAGGGCCTGACCGCGATCATCTCGGTCAAGCTCGGCGAGCCGCAGTTCGAGGGCCAGACCAAGGACAAGCTCGGCAACACCGAGGCCAAGACCTTCGTCCAGAAGGTGGTCAACGAGCACCTGGCCGACTGGCTGGACCGCAACCCCAACGAGGCCGCGGACATCATCCGCAAGTCCATCCAGGCCGCCAGCGCCCGGGTCGCCGCCCGCAAGGCCCGCGACCTGACCCGGCGCAAGGGCCTGCTGGAGTCCGCCTCGCTGCCCGGCAAGCTCTCGGACTGCCAGTCCAAGGACCCGGCCGAGTGCGAGATCTTCATCGTCGAGGGCGACTCGGCCGGCGGCTCCGCCAAGCAGGGCCGCGACCCGCGCACCCAGGCGATCCTCCCGATCCGCGGCAAGATCCTGAACGTCGAGAAGGCCCGGATCGACAAGGTGCTGCAGAACACCGAGGTCCAGGCGCTGATCTCGGCCTTCGGCTGCGGCATCCAGGAGGACTACGACGCCGACAAGCTGCGGTACCACAAGATCGTGCTGATGGCCGACGCCGACGTCGACGGACAGCACATCCGCACGCTGCTGCTCACCCTGCTGTTCCGCTTCATGCGCCCGCTGGTCGAGGCCGGCTACGTCTACCTGGCGATGCCCCCGCTGTACAAGATCAAGTGGGGCCGGGACGAGTTCGAGTACGCCTACTCCGACCGCGAGCGCGACGCGCTGATCGCGGCCGGCGTCGAGGCCGGCCGCCGGCTCCCGAAGGACGACGCGATCCAGCGCTTCAAGGGCCTCGGCGAGATGAACGCCGAGGAGCTGCGCGTCACCACCATGGACACCGCGCACCGCCTGCTGCTCCAGGTCACCCTGGAGGACGCCGCCCGCGCCGACGACCTGTTCTCCGTCCTGATGGGCGAGGACGTCGAGGCCCGCCGCTCCTTCATCCAGCGCAACGCGAAGGACGTCCGCTTCCTGGACGTCTGA
- a CDS encoding cyclopropane-fatty-acyl-phospholipid synthase family protein, giving the protein MGQHAQQLVGAVEELIGRPVPLRVRAWDGSQAGPAGAPTVVLRNRRALRRLLWAPGELGLARAYVSGDLELAPDTDLYEVLAAVTAFAEDPDAPRPELGPREYLGAPGRRLLATGLRLGALGPNPAPPPEEVVQRRGRAHSRGRDRAAISHHYDVGNDFYRLVLGPSMVYSCAYWEPAAKSLEDAQAAKLDLICRKLGLRPGMRLLDVGCGWGSLVLHAARHYGVRAVGVSISTEQVALARQRVAAAGLADRIDIRLQDYREIPDGPFDAVSSVGMAEHVGSAQYLRYARHLYELLAPGGRLLNHQIARRPLPPGQEYRLSPFIDRYVFPDGELSPVGTTVSRLEEAGFEVRDVEALREHYGRTLREWVANLEAHWPEAVALAGRGRARVWRLYMAACAVSFEQNHIGINQVLAVRPTPAGASGLPPTRPQWLAGAAEQHREQGRPQGHRDTDLGDRPTVR; this is encoded by the coding sequence ATGGGGCAGCACGCACAGCAACTGGTCGGCGCGGTGGAGGAGCTGATCGGTCGTCCGGTCCCCCTGCGGGTGCGCGCCTGGGACGGCTCCCAGGCCGGCCCGGCCGGCGCCCCCACCGTGGTCCTGCGCAACCGCCGCGCGCTGCGCCGCCTGCTCTGGGCGCCCGGCGAACTCGGCCTGGCCCGCGCCTACGTCTCCGGGGACCTCGAACTCGCCCCCGACACCGACCTGTACGAGGTGCTGGCCGCCGTCACCGCCTTCGCCGAGGACCCGGACGCCCCCCGTCCGGAGCTCGGCCCCCGCGAGTACCTCGGCGCTCCCGGCCGCCGCCTGCTCGCCACCGGCCTGCGGCTGGGCGCGCTCGGCCCCAACCCCGCTCCCCCGCCCGAGGAGGTCGTCCAGCGCCGCGGCCGGGCGCACAGCCGCGGCCGGGACCGCGCCGCGATCAGCCACCACTACGACGTCGGCAACGACTTCTACCGGCTCGTCCTGGGCCCCAGCATGGTCTACTCCTGCGCCTACTGGGAGCCCGCCGCCAAGAGCCTGGAGGACGCCCAGGCGGCCAAGCTCGACCTGATCTGCCGCAAGCTCGGCCTGCGCCCCGGCATGCGGCTGCTGGACGTCGGCTGCGGCTGGGGCTCGCTGGTGCTGCACGCCGCCCGCCACTACGGCGTCCGGGCGGTCGGCGTCTCCATCTCCACCGAGCAGGTCGCGCTGGCCCGGCAGCGGGTCGCGGCGGCCGGTCTCGCCGACCGGATCGACATCCGGCTCCAGGACTACCGGGAGATCCCCGACGGCCCCTTCGACGCCGTCTCCAGCGTCGGCATGGCCGAGCACGTCGGCTCCGCCCAGTACCTGCGCTACGCCCGCCACCTGTACGAGCTGCTGGCGCCCGGCGGCCGGCTGCTCAACCACCAGATCGCCCGCCGCCCGCTGCCCCCCGGCCAGGAGTACCGGCTCTCCCCCTTCATCGACCGCTACGTCTTCCCCGACGGCGAGCTCTCCCCCGTCGGCACCACGGTCTCCCGGCTGGAGGAGGCCGGTTTCGAGGTCCGCGACGTCGAGGCCCTGCGCGAGCACTACGGCCGCACCCTGCGCGAGTGGGTCGCCAACCTGGAGGCGCACTGGCCCGAGGCGGTCGCCCTGGCCGGCCGCGGCCGGGCCCGGGTCTGGCGGCTCTACATGGCGGCCTGCGCCGTCTCCTTCGAGCAGAACCACATCGGCATCAACCAGGTCCTCGCCGTCCGCCCCACCCCCGCGGGCGCCTCCGGACTGCCCCCGACCCGCCCGCAGTGGCTCGCCGGGGCCGCTGAGCAGCACCGCGAGCAGGGCCGTCCGCAGGGGCACCGGGATACGGATTTGGGAGATCGGCCGACGG
- the dnaN gene encoding DNA polymerase III subunit beta, with amino-acid sequence MKFRVERDVLAEAVAWAARSLPARPPVPVLAGLLLTAQEGTLALSGFDYEVSARVELEADVEEAGTVLVSGRLLNDISRNLPNRPVEISTDGARVSVVCGTSRFTLPTLPVDEYPALPQMPTATGTVPGDVFASAVSQAAVAAGRDDTLPVLTGVRVEINGSGITLAATDRYRFAVRELLWKPEQDDINAVALVPAKTLQDIAKSLGSGDQVTIALSAGGAGEGLIGFEGAGRRTTTRLLEGEFPKFRSIFPTEFSAVAAVQTQPFLEALKRVSLVAERNTPVRLNFEQGVLTLEAGSGDDAQATERIDADLEGDDISIAFNPGYLEEGLKAIDAAYAQLSFTTPTKPALLTGKPAVDAEPDEAYQYLIMPVRLSG; translated from the coding sequence GTGAAGTTCCGGGTGGAGCGTGATGTCCTCGCGGAGGCGGTGGCCTGGGCTGCCCGCAGCCTCCCCGCGCGGCCGCCGGTGCCGGTGCTGGCCGGCCTGCTGCTGACCGCGCAGGAGGGCACCCTGGCGCTCTCCGGGTTCGACTACGAGGTGTCGGCCCGGGTCGAGCTGGAGGCGGACGTCGAGGAGGCCGGCACCGTCCTGGTCTCCGGCCGACTGCTCAACGACATCTCGCGCAACCTGCCCAACCGCCCGGTGGAGATCTCCACCGACGGCGCCCGGGTCAGCGTGGTCTGCGGCACCTCCCGCTTCACCCTGCCGACCCTCCCGGTCGACGAGTACCCGGCGCTGCCGCAGATGCCCACCGCCACCGGCACCGTCCCGGGCGACGTGTTCGCCTCCGCGGTCAGCCAGGCCGCGGTGGCCGCCGGCCGCGACGACACCCTGCCGGTGCTCACCGGCGTCCGGGTCGAGATCAACGGCAGCGGCATCACCCTGGCCGCCACCGACCGGTACCGCTTCGCCGTCCGCGAGCTGCTCTGGAAGCCCGAGCAGGACGACATCAACGCGGTCGCGCTGGTCCCCGCCAAGACCCTGCAGGACATCGCCAAGTCGCTGGGCAGCGGCGACCAGGTCACCATCGCGCTGTCCGCCGGCGGCGCGGGCGAGGGCCTGATCGGCTTCGAGGGCGCCGGCCGGCGGACCACCACCCGCCTGCTGGAGGGCGAGTTCCCCAAGTTCCGGTCGATCTTCCCGACCGAGTTCTCGGCGGTCGCCGCGGTGCAGACCCAGCCCTTCCTGGAGGCGCTCAAGCGCGTCTCGCTGGTGGCCGAGCGCAACACCCCGGTCCGGCTGAACTTCGAGCAGGGCGTGCTCACCCTGGAGGCCGGCTCGGGCGACGACGCGCAGGCCACCGAGCGGATCGACGCCGACCTGGAGGGCGACGACATCTCGATCGCCTTCAACCCGGGTTACCTGGAGGAGGGGCTCAAGGCGATCGACGCCGCGTACGCGCAGCTGAGCTTCACCACCCCGACCAAGCCGGCCCTGCTGACCGGCAAGCCCGCGGTCGACGCGGAGCCGGACGAGGCCTACCAGTACCTGATCATGCCGGTCCGCCTCTCCGGCTGA
- a CDS encoding DUF3566 domain-containing protein: MSGATGAGGATGGLAGGQQAYGGQTPPPPPSTPPAGGFSQPTTYAKGQPTPPRGTRVPGSPGSPGAPGQGGGQPRRPGGPAPTPGGGTGRTRKARLRVTKADPWSVMKVSFLLSLALGVIIIVAAAVLWMTLDGLGVFSSLSGTLKDVTGSGSDSSSAFNLMDYIGFGKVMLFTTLIALVDIVLMTALATLAAFIYNSAAGFTGGIELTLAEED; this comes from the coding sequence GTGAGCGGAGCCACGGGTGCTGGAGGTGCCACGGGCGGCCTGGCGGGCGGGCAGCAGGCCTACGGAGGCCAGACCCCGCCCCCGCCGCCGAGCACTCCGCCCGCGGGCGGTTTCTCCCAGCCGACCACCTACGCCAAGGGCCAGCCCACCCCGCCGCGCGGCACCCGGGTCCCGGGCTCCCCGGGCTCCCCGGGCGCTCCCGGCCAGGGCGGCGGCCAGCCCCGCCGTCCCGGCGGTCCCGCGCCGACCCCGGGCGGCGGCACCGGTCGGACCCGCAAGGCCCGGCTGCGGGTCACCAAGGCCGACCCCTGGTCGGTGATGAAGGTCAGCTTCCTGCTGTCGCTGGCCCTCGGCGTGATCATCATCGTGGCCGCCGCGGTGCTCTGGATGACGCTCGACGGCCTCGGCGTCTTCTCCTCGCTCAGCGGCACCCTGAAGGACGTCACCGGCAGCGGCTCCGACAGCTCCAGCGCCTTCAACCTGATGGACTACATCGGGTTCGGCAAGGTGATGCTCTTCACCACCCTGATCGCCCTGGTCGACATCGTCCTGATGACCGCCCTGGCGACCCTGGCCGCGTTCATCTACAACTCGGCCGCCGGCTTCACCGGCGGCATCGAACTGACCCTCGCCGAGGAGGACTGA
- a CDS encoding DUF721 domain-containing protein: protein MADGPELSGVDLARVALRAAKEQARQRGEQVRERREAKRTGLRSGARADGRDPVPLGAALNRLITERGWEAPAAVGGVMGRWSQIVGPDIAAHCEPKSYAEAEAVLTVQCDSTAWATQLRLLARQLVARLNHELGHGTVRVIKVLGPDAPVRGYGRLRAPGSKGPGDTWG from the coding sequence ATGGCGGACGGCCCGGAGCTCTCGGGCGTGGACCTGGCCAGGGTGGCGCTGCGCGCCGCCAAGGAGCAGGCCAGGCAGCGCGGCGAGCAGGTGCGCGAGCGCCGGGAGGCCAAGCGGACCGGCCTGCGCAGCGGCGCCCGGGCGGACGGCCGGGACCCGGTGCCGCTGGGGGCCGCGCTGAACCGGCTGATCACCGAGCGGGGCTGGGAGGCGCCGGCCGCGGTCGGCGGGGTGATGGGCCGCTGGTCGCAGATCGTCGGCCCGGACATCGCGGCGCACTGCGAGCCGAAGTCGTACGCGGAGGCCGAGGCGGTGCTCACCGTGCAGTGCGACTCCACCGCCTGGGCGACTCAACTCCGTTTGCTGGCACGCCAGTTGGTGGCACGGCTGAACCACGAGCTGGGGCACGGCACGGTCCGGGTGATCAAGGTGCTGGGGCCGGACGCGCCGGTGCGCGGGTACGGGCGGCTGCGGGCGCCCGGGAGCAAGGGGCCGGGCGACACCTGGGGCTGA